GGGGTCTTCGTCGCCTTCTACCACGTGGTCGTGCGACGGCCGCTGGGCTGGGGGCTGGGCGCGTCGTTCCTGATCGTCGGTTGGGCCGTGGTGACCACGCTCCAGCCGGGCGACCTGCCGCCGGACCTCGCCGAGGGCCTCAACGAGGAGCTAGCGGTGTTCGTGGCGGTGCTGGTCCAGCTCCTCACCTCCCTGGCCATGGTGGTGATCGCTCTGGTCACCGGGGTTCTCGCCCTGGTGGTCCGGGACCGGCGCAACGCGTTGGCGGCCGCCCGGGCCGATGCCGAACGGCTGCGCGTAGAGCGCGACCAGCGTTCACGTCTGGCCAAGGAGACTGAGCGGACCAGGATCGCCCGAGAGCTGCACGACGTGGTGGGGCACAGCCTGGGGGTCATGGTCTCGCTCAGCGACGGCGCCTCCCGACTGGCGCGCACCCATCCGGAACGCGCGGGCGAGACCATGGCAACAGTGGCCGAGACCGGCCGCTCAGCCCTGAGCGAGGTCCGAGATGTGTTAGGACTACTTCGCAGTGACGACGAGGGACAGCGTTACACCAGGGACGTGGGGGAGCTCGTGGGGCGGGTCCGGGCCAGCGGCATGGACGTGTCCCTGGAGTGTGAGCGCGACCTGAACCGTCTGCCGGACCACGTCCGGCTCTGTGTGTACCGCGTGGTCCAGGAGTCGCTGACCAACGTGGGCAAGCATGCCGGGCCCGGAGCCCGGGCCGAGGTGAACATCGGTGGGACGGACGAGCGGGTGAGGATCAGGGTGAGCGACGACGGCACCGGGGGGCGCTCCGAGATGGGTTCAGGGCTCACCGGTCTCGAGGAGCGGGTCGAGATCCAGGGCGGACAGATCCGGTTCGGCCCCGTACCGGGCGGCGGGTGGACCGTGTACGCGGAGGTACCCGTGCACAGGACCACCGGCGAGGCGGAGGCGCTGTGAGGCACAGGGTCCTGTTGGTGGACGATCAACCGCTCCAGAGGACAGGGCTGCGCATGATCCTGGAGTCCGAGCCCGACATGGAGGTCGTGGGAGAGGCCGGCGACGGCGAAGCCGCAGTGCGTCAGGTGGCGGCCCTGCGCCCCGACGTGGTGCTGATGGACGTCCGGATGCCGGGAACCGACGGCATCGAAGCGACCGATAAGATCATCGAGGGGTACCCGGACGTGCGTGTACTCATCCTCACCATGTTCGACCTCGACGAGTACGCGCACCCGGCCCTGCTCGCCGGGGCCAGCGGGTTCCTGCTGAAGGACACCCGGCCCGAGGAGCTCCTGGCGGGCGTGCGCGCTGTCCTGAGCGGCGGCGCGATCGTCGCACCGGCGCTGACCCGTCGCCTGCTCGACATCGTCACCCCGCAGCTGTCCCGGGGGGCCGCGGGCTCCGGTGCCGGTGACGAGGTCCAGCGCAAGCTCGATCTGCTCACCGGGCGCGAGCGCGAAGTCCTCGTCGAACTCGCCAACGGCCGCTCCAACGCCGAGATCGGTGAGCGACTGCACATGGCCGAGGCAACGGTGAAGACGCATATCAGCAAGCTGATGCCGAAGTTGAGCCTACGGAGCAGGGTGCAAGCGGTGATCTTCGCCTATGACGCCAAGATCGTGACTCCCGGACGGTAGTCACCGGGACCATTCAGTGTTCAAGCTCTCTCAGGCGGCCGGTCGACCGGAGCCTCCGGCCCCCTGCACCCGGGGTAACCGGGTGCCCTGCCCCAGCGCTCACACACGTCTCGGCCAACCTGGACGCTGTCTGCACTTCCTCTCCGCGCATGAAGAATCGCTTGAGTTCTCTTGTTCGAAAAGGTGGATTGATGTCTAGACCCGAAAGGCCTCTCGACCCCCGGCAGGGGCCTGTGGAGAGCTTCGCCTACGACCTCAGGCAGCTCCGGCGCCGATCCGGGAATCTCACCTACCGGCAGCTGGCCAAGGTAGCCGGTTTCTCCAACACCACGCTCTCGACCGCTGCCCGGGGTGAGCGCCTCCCCTCGCTGGACGTCTGCCTGGCCTACGTCCGCAGTTGCGGAGGCGACGTGGATCAGTGGGAGGAGCGCTGGCGGCGCGTCGCCCGGGAACTGGACGAGCAGGAGATCCGGGAGAGGAACGGATCCGGTCGCGAACGCCCCTCCATGGTGAACTCGCGCGGCGGCGAAGGGCCCGGGGCGGTCGATACCCTCCCGGAAAGGCGGAGACAGCTGATGGAGGAGGCCGAGCAGGTGCTCCCCTTGGGCAGCAGGGTGTGGTCGAGTCCGGCCGAGAGCATGAGGGGCCGCGTGGAACACCTGGAACGGCGGCTGTGGCAGGTCCTGGTCATCGCCACGGTCTGTCTTCTCCTGCTCCTGGTGACGACCGTGTCGGTGGTCCTGGTCCTGGCCTCGCGTATGTGACGTCCTGGTCTTCGGTCCGGGGCCGCGGCTACTTTCGAGGTCCGCCCCGGGGGCTACTCCCGGTGCTGCTCCTCGATGAGGTAGCGGAGCTCCTGCGAGCCGCGCCGTTCTACCCGACCTTGGGCAACCCGCATAAACGTCCGCCAGCGGCACCTATGACCGCCCTATCGGGGCGGGTGACTACGTGATGGGCTTTTCCCACGCGACCTTCCACTTCCTCGACGCGACACCGGCCGAGGCGCTGGAGCGCGCGAAGGAGGCGGCCGACGGTAGGGACGTGCGCCTGGGCGGCGGTGTCGCCACCATCCGGCAGTTCCTGGAGGCCGACCTGGTCGACACGGTGCACATCGCCGTCGCGCCCGTCGACTTCGGTCGGGGCGAACGGCTGTGGGAGAGCCCCGGCGAACTGGACGACCGCTTCCATCACGAGGCGGTGCCGAGCACCAGCGGGGCCACCCACCACCTGTTCTGGAGGCGCTGACCCTCGCCACCCCGCTCGCCGGGCGGGGTGGTTCAGCCTCCGATGTGCTTCTTCCAGGGGCCGTCGGCGACGAGCCAGTGCGGGACGATCCGGATCGGGAAGGGCAGCTCGGTTTCGAAGACGTCCTCCCCATAGACCTGGGTGATGTCCCGGTACTGGCCGTTCTCCAGGCGCATCTCGCTGATGCCGACCTTGTCCGGGTGCGGATTGACGATCCAGTAGGACTCGATCCCGAAGTCGGCGTACTCGGCGCGCTTGGTGTTGCTGTCGCGGAGCACGCTCTCGGGAGAAAGGATCTCCACGGCCAGCAGCGGCGGCTTGGTGAGGTAGGGGCGTTCAGCGGCGTCGGCGCGGATGACCGCCAGGTCGGGGATCCGGTGGTGGGTCCGGTCCGCGTTGAAGTTGACGCCGGGGCCGGTGAGGACGGTGAACTCGTCGGGGGCTTCCGCGGTGAGATGGTAGGTCAGGCGGGAGACCACACACGTGTGGTCGAAGACAGGGGCCGGAAACACGTCAAGCTTCCCCTCGACCAACTCGTAGCGCCGCCCGTCGTCCGGCATACGTGCCAGGTCGTCGACGTTCAGGGGCTGGTCGGATGCTTCCGTGTCCCGGATGCTCATGACAGACATACTGCCTCCTCAGCTGCATGAGGGCCAGTATCCAGCGCGGTTCCCCGGTTACCGGCGGGTTTGCCGAAGAACCCGGGACGGCGGGCCGGTGCGGTCGATGATCGGTGCCGGATCCACGCTCCGCCTTCCCCGGGACCTCGAAGGTGTGCGGCAGGGCCCTCAGGCCCCCTCCACGAGATAGCGGAGCTCCTGGACGGCGAACCACATGAGTTCGTGGTCTCTGGCGGCTTCGGAGGCCGGGTCCGCGGCGGCCTCGGCGATGTCGGGGGCCGCGTCGGCGTCGTCCACGTGGGCGGACTTGAGCTTCTTGTAGGGCACGCCCCCCAGAACTTTGACCCGGGCGACGCCGTCAGCGTGGCGGGCCTCGTGTTCCACGATGTGGTCGGGCATCTCGGCGGCCAGCACCACGCGACGGCGGGGTGCTTCGGGGTCCTCGGTGAGAAGTCCGAGCGAGGCCTCGGCGGCCGCGTACATGGCGTCGTACTCGGCCTCCTCGGCGTCGCCGTCGGGTCCCTGGTCAGCGGTGAAGGCGGTGAGGGACTCGCCTTCCAGGCGGCCCGTGTCGAGCAGGGCGGCCAGGGCGGGGACGGTGCTGGGCAGGAAGACGTACATGGGCACTCCAGGGCGCGGTCGGGTCCCTACGAGTTTCCCAAAGAACCCGAGGTGACCGGACCGGCGCCCCGCCGACCGGGTCGGGGCCAGGCCGAGATCAGGCCCGGATCAGGCCGGCTGGCGTTCGCGTTCGCCCTCGGAGGCCAGGAAACGGGACAGCTCCCGGCGGGTGCTCTCCACGTCGGCGTGCAGGATGCCGGTCATACCCAGGGACTCGGCGGTCTCGATGTTGTGTGCCAGGTCGTCGATGAACACGCACTCCTCGGGCTCCAGACCGAGGCTCCGGCAGGTGTGCAGGTAGATGCGTTCCTCGGGCTTGCGCATACCCACCTCGCCGGAGATGACCACCGTGTCGAAGGTGGCGGCGAAGTGCTCGCGGGGGTAGCCGTTGCCCCAGGAGTTGGACAGCAGCGCGGTGCCGTGCCCGCTCCCCCGCGCGTGGCGCAGGGTTTCGTACATGTCGTGGACCGGGTCGAAGTTCGAGAACATGCGCTCGATGAGACCCTCGGCCCGCACCGGGCCGCCGTGGGTGGAGCGCAGCAGGGCGGCGAGGTCGCGCTCGAACTCCCGGGTGTCGATCTCGCCCCGCTCCAGCGCGTGCACGGGGTTGTCCGGCACGCTGCCGTCGAAGTAGGGGCGCATGACCTCGTAGTAGTGGTCGATGTCGATGCGGTCGGCCCTGAGCCAGGCCTGGATTCCGTCGGGCAGGGGTGGGGTGAGTACACCGCCCCAGTCGGAGATGACCCCTCGTCGGGTGCCGGTCATCCGATCGCCTCCTTCGGTGATCGCCGTAGGGACCACCCGCCCGGCTCTTCGGGCTTGCGAAGGACCGGGCGGGGAACGGTTCTTCCCGTTCCCCGCCCGGTTCAATCTTCGTGGAACTCGCGAAGCACGCGAAGCACCGGAAACCGAACTCTCAGCAGTCCGGCACTCAGTAGCCCAGCCCGGTCCCCGAGCTCACGTCGGCGCCGGGGATGTCCACCGGCAGCTTCCCGGAGGGGTTGATCTCCCCCGCGATCGCCTTGGCCGCGGCCACCCGGGAGACCTCCACCGCCGAGTACAGGGCGATGTAACCCGCCACCTCGGGGAACGCCTCCAGGTCGTAGGGGCCGCCCTGGGCGACCACGACGACCGGTGTGCCCGCCGCCTCGCCCGCGGAGACCATGCCCTGCTGCTCCTGCGAACCGCGGGCGCCGTTGGTGCCCACCACGAGCACCTCCTCGCCGCTGTCCACGACCTCCAGCCCGGCGTCGGCCAGGGCCGGGGAGATCCGGTCCGCGCCCACACCCTGGACCCGCACGCGTGTGCCCTCGGCGAGCGGCAGGAAGTCCCCCTCGTTGCGCACGAGGGTCACGGAGGCGTCGGCCACCCGCTGGGCGGCTTCGGCGTGCTCGGGGTCCTCCAGGGCCTTGGCGGCCTCGGCCGGGTCGGCGGACTCACCCTCGAGGATCCCGCGCTTCTCCTTGAGCGTGAGGATGCGCAGCACCGACTGGTCGATACGCTCCTCGGTGAGGCGGCCGCTCTCGACCGCCTCGCGGATCGCGGAGACCGCGGCGCCCGGGTCCGGCGGCATGAGCAGCTGGTCCACCCCGGCCTCCAGCACGCGCACGGCGATCTCGCCGTCGGCGTGGCGCTGGCGCACGCCCTCCATGTTGAGGGCGTCGGTGGTGACCACTCCGTCGTAGCCGAGCTCCTCGCGCAGGATGCCGTCGATGATCGCCGGGGACAGCGTGGCCGGGTCCGGGTCCTCGTCGGTGTCCAGCTGCGGCATGAGCACGTGGGCGGTCATGATGGCGTCCACGTCGGCGTCCACGGCGGCCTGGAAGGGAGGCAGGTGCTCGGCCTCCCAGGTCGCGCGCGGCAGGTCGATGACGGGCAGCCCGGTGTGGCTGTCGACGTCGGTGTCCCCGTGGCCCGGGAAGTGCTTGACCACCGGGGCCACGCCGTGTTCGGCGTAGGCGGCGGCCTCGGCGAGCACCATCTCCGATACCAGCTCCGGGTCGGAACCGAAGGAGCGGATCCCGATGACCGGGTTGTTGGGGTCGGTGTTGACGTCGGCGTCGGGCGCGTAGTTCATGTTGATGCCGACGGCGGTGAGCTCGTCGGCGGTGGTGGCGGCGCGCAGGGCGGCGAGCTCGGTGTCACCGGTGGCGCCGACCGCCATGGCGTCCGGGAACAGGGTGCCCACGGGCATCCGGACCACCAGGCCCTGTTCCTGGTCGATGCTGAGGAACAGCGGGACGCCCTGCCCCTGTTCGGCGGCCAGGTCCTGGACGCCCGAGGACATCTCGGCGATCTGCTCGGCGTCGTTGAGGTTGGCGTCGAAGTAGATGATGCCGCCGGGGCGGTGCGCCTCGATCATCGCGGCGTTGTCGGCGGCAGTGGTTCCCTGCGCGGTGAGGACCAGGAGCTGGCCGATCTTGTCGTCCAGGTCCATGTCCGCGAGCAGCTGGGGCGCCAGGACCGGCTCGAAGGGCTCGGCCGTGGCGCCGGGGCTCGTCTCGTCGTTCTCGGTCGAGGGGTCCACCTCCTCGGATGTGGAACAGGCTGTGGTGATCAGGGTGAGGGCCACGCAGGCCGGGGCCAGGGCACGTGGAACGGACGGTCGCATATGGGACTTCATCTCCGCCGAATCGCTGGTTGCGGGCGGAGAATACCCGGTCGCGCGACCGGGCGGGACACACCCCGCCGTGGTGCTGACCACGGTGGGGCCCCGGATGGGAATCCGGGATCAGGTCGGGCCCGCCCAGACGCGTTGAGGAGCGGGCGGAGCCGCCTCGGTGAGACCGGAAAGATCGCTCCGGTCGGGGAAGGTCACTCCCAGACGAACAGCACCTCCCCCGGCTCGACCGCGCCGCAGGCGAGTTCGGAGAGGGCGCCGGGTTCGGCGTCCAGGGCCACCACGGGCACAACCGAAGGTTTGCCCAGGGAGGCCACCATGCCGGGTGACCAGCGCACCACCGGGGTGCCCTCCGCCACCTGCGACCCCTCCTCGGCGAGGAGGGTGAACCCCTCGCCCGCGAGCTGCACGGTGTCGATGCCCAGGTGGACGAGGACACCGCGCCGGTTGTCGGCGGCCATGACCACGTAGGCGTGCGGGTGGAGCTTGACCAGGGTCCCGGCGATGGGGGCGACCGCCTCGTGCCAGGACTCCTGGCCGCCTTCCTGGCCCGGTTCGGGATGGACCGCCACACCGGGGCCGACCATGCTCTGGGAGAACACGGGGTCCGGCACCGTCTCCAGGGACATGGCTGTTCCGGGGACGGGGGAGAGTACGCGCAGCGCACGGTTCACGTCTGACATGAGGGAGGTCTTCCCTCGGGGCGGGACTTAACCCGGAAAAGGGCTGGCCAGAAGAGCACAAAGGCCTGACTTTCTCCGGCCCGCCCGTCCGGGACGGTCCGACGGGCTATTCCAGCAGGTCCCGGATGTCGTCGGTGAGGGAATCCGCCTCCGGGCCGACCACGACCTGGACGACCCTGCCCGAGACGAGGACACCGTGCGCGCCCGCCGCCTTGAGATCGGCCTCCCGCACGAGTGCCGGGTCGCTGACCTCGGTGCGCAGCCGGGTGATGCAGGCCTCGATGTCCTCGATGTTGGCCGCGCCGCCCAGCCCGGCGACGATCGCCGCTGCCTTGTCCGCCATGTGCCCTCCGTGCTCTACCCGGGTCACGCGACCCGGGGGTCTCAGCCGAGCTTAGGGGTGGCGTGACTCACACGCCAGAGTCGGCGCGGTGGCCAGTTCGGCGGTGCGGTCGATCGGCGCCGGGAACCGGATGTCAGACGGTGCGGCCGGGGTCTCCGTCGGGCTTGCCCCCGGAGTCCTTGCCGGGCGGGGCGTCGGGGCCGGGTTCCGTCGTGCCGCCGGCGGTGGCCGGGGCGGCGTGCGGAGCGGCCGTGGCGAGCTCTTCCTCGTCGCGTTCACGTCCCGGGGTCGGGAAGTCCAGCTTCGTGATCAGCAGGTAGAAGACCCCGAAGTAGACCAGGAAGTAGAACGCCCCGAACAACAACAGGATCCCCAGCCCTTGGGTGTTGTCCTTCGTGGCGTTCAGCAACAGGTCGATCAGGCCCGCTGAGAAGCCGAAGCCCAGTTGGACGTCGAGGGCGTTCATCAGTGCCATGGAGATACCGGTGAGCACGATGTGCACCGCGAACAGCACCGGGGCCACGAAGATGAACGCGAACTCCACCGGCTCGGTGATGCCCGTGACGAACGCGGTCAGCGCCGCCGGGATCATGAGCGAGCCCACCTGCGCCCGCCTGGCCTTGGACGCGGTCAGCCAGATGGCCAGCGCGGCGCCCGGCAGGCCGAACATCAGCACCGGGAAGAAGCCGGACAGCATGCCGCCCGCGGTCGGGTCCCCGGCGAAGTAGCGGGGGATCTCTCCGTGGATGACCGTGCCGTCGTCGGCGGTGTGGGTGCCGGAGACGAACCAGATGAACGAGTTCACCACGTGGTGCAGGCCCATCGGCAGCAGGACGCGGTTGATGACCCCGTAGACACCCGCGCCGAGCGCGCCCGCGCCGATGATGCCCTCACCCAGGTTCTGGATCCACATGCCGACGATCGGCCAGAGCAGGCCCAGCACCACGCCCATGCCCAGACCGGCCAGGGCCGTGACGATGGGGACGAAGCGGCGGCCGCCGAAGAAGCCCAGCCAGGTGGGCAGTTTGATGCGGTGGTAGCGCTGCCACAGCACGGCGGCGATCAGACCGATCGCGATCCCGCCGAGCACATCGGTGGGGTTCTTGATCGCGTGGTTGATCACCGGTGCGACGGCGTTGACCGCCTCGGGGTCGGTGAGCGGTTCCCTGGTCACCGGATCGGTGGCCAGGGGGTAGCTGGTCAGCCGGGAGCCGATGTCGCCGGTGGCGCCGTCGAAGGTCACCATCGTCCAGGTGGAGACCCGGTCGAAGACCAGGTAGCCGACCACGGCGGCCAGGGCCGTGGAGCCGTCGGCGCGTTTGGCGAAGCCGATGGCCACACCGATGGCGAACAGCAGCGGCAGAGCTTCGAAAATGGCTTCACCGGCGGTGCCGACCGCGCCGGAGACCGGCTGCATCCAGCCCATCCCGTCGAGCCCGGCCAGGCCGTCGGCGCCGAGGAGGTCGTCCTGGCCGAGGCGGAGCAGGATCGCGGCGGCGGGCAGGACCGCGATCGGCATCATCAGGCTGCGGCCGAGCCGTTGGAGCAGGGCCAGGGCCGTGGAGCCGCGCTTGGCCGCGCGTGCGGGCTCGGTGGAGGAGGCCGAAGAGGCCTCGGCGGGTGTGGAGTCCGACATGGTGGGGGGTCCTCCCTCTCGGACGCGCGCCCCGGGGGCGCTCGGCGTCAGTCGCCGTGCCGCCGCGGATCGAGGCGGGAGTGCAGCTGATAGCGGTCAGCACGGTAGGTGGACAGCGCGAGTTCCACACACTGTCCCTTGGCGAAGCTTCGGCGCTGCATGACCAGCACCGGGCTTCCAGCG
This DNA window, taken from Nocardiopsis exhalans, encodes the following:
- a CDS encoding sensor histidine kinase, which produces MATDTGSSKSRTVLRSGGDVPSGNSFPGGGGDAGTAEVGTGETLAEGNGEGFVRDERAARRTSWATAFVLPAALFVLGLPLLLANYGPSPLLLAAHLLLCLSLMARMDRPLTVFVVVLFLALLPTLLMDAHVGGELGVFVAFYHVVVRRPLGWGLGASFLIVGWAVVTTLQPGDLPPDLAEGLNEELAVFVAVLVQLLTSLAMVVIALVTGVLALVVRDRRNALAAARADAERLRVERDQRSRLAKETERTRIARELHDVVGHSLGVMVSLSDGASRLARTHPERAGETMATVAETGRSALSEVRDVLGLLRSDDEGQRYTRDVGELVGRVRASGMDVSLECERDLNRLPDHVRLCVYRVVQESLTNVGKHAGPGARAEVNIGGTDERVRIRVSDDGTGGRSEMGSGLTGLEERVEIQGGQIRFGPVPGGGWTVYAEVPVHRTTGEAEAL
- a CDS encoding response regulator transcription factor; translation: MDDQPLQRTGLRMILESEPDMEVVGEAGDGEAAVRQVAALRPDVVLMDVRMPGTDGIEATDKIIEGYPDVRVLILTMFDLDEYAHPALLAGASGFLLKDTRPEELLAGVRAVLSGGAIVAPALTRRLLDIVTPQLSRGAAGSGAGDEVQRKLDLLTGREREVLVELANGRSNAEIGERLHMAEATVKTHISKLMPKLSLRSRVQAVIFAYDAKIVTPGR
- a CDS encoding helix-turn-helix domain-containing protein — protein: MSRPERPLDPRQGPVESFAYDLRQLRRRSGNLTYRQLAKVAGFSNTTLSTAARGERLPSLDVCLAYVRSCGGDVDQWEERWRRVARELDEQEIRERNGSGRERPSMVNSRGGEGPGAVDTLPERRRQLMEEAEQVLPLGSRVWSSPAESMRGRVEHLERRLWQVLVIATVCLLLLLVTTVSVVLVLASRM
- a CDS encoding Uma2 family endonuclease, with translation MSIRDTEASDQPLNVDDLARMPDDGRRYELVEGKLDVFPAPVFDHTCVVSRLTYHLTAEAPDEFTVLTGPGVNFNADRTHHRIPDLAVIRADAAERPYLTKPPLLAVEILSPESVLRDSNTKRAEYADFGIESYWIVNPHPDKVGISEMRLENGQYRDITQVYGEDVFETELPFPIRIVPHWLVADGPWKKHIGG
- a CDS encoding DUF6912 family protein — protein: MYVFLPSTVPALAALLDTGRLEGESLTAFTADQGPDGDAEEAEYDAMYAAAEASLGLLTEDPEAPRRRVVLAAEMPDHIVEHEARHADGVARVKVLGGVPYKKLKSAHVDDADAAPDIAEAAADPASEAARDHELMWFAVQELRYLVEGA
- a CDS encoding HAD family hydrolase; protein product: MTGTRRGVISDWGGVLTPPLPDGIQAWLRADRIDIDHYYEVMRPYFDGSVPDNPVHALERGEIDTREFERDLAALLRSTHGGPVRAEGLIERMFSNFDPVHDMYETLRHARGSGHGTALLSNSWGNGYPREHFAATFDTVVISGEVGMRKPEERIYLHTCRSLGLEPEECVFIDDLAHNIETAESLGMTGILHADVESTRRELSRFLASEGERERQPA
- a CDS encoding glycoside hydrolase family 3 protein translates to MRPSVPRALAPACVALTLITTACSTSEEVDPSTENDETSPGATAEPFEPVLAPQLLADMDLDDKIGQLLVLTAQGTTAADNAAMIEAHRPGGIIYFDANLNDAEQIAEMSSGVQDLAAEQGQGVPLFLSIDQEQGLVVRMPVGTLFPDAMAVGATGDTELAALRAATTADELTAVGINMNYAPDADVNTDPNNPVIGIRSFGSDPELVSEMVLAEAAAYAEHGVAPVVKHFPGHGDTDVDSHTGLPVIDLPRATWEAEHLPPFQAAVDADVDAIMTAHVLMPQLDTDEDPDPATLSPAIIDGILREELGYDGVVTTDALNMEGVRQRHADGEIAVRVLEAGVDQLLMPPDPGAAVSAIREAVESGRLTEERIDQSVLRILTLKEKRGILEGESADPAEAAKALEDPEHAEAAQRVADASVTLVRNEGDFLPLAEGTRVRVQGVGADRISPALADAGLEVVDSGEEVLVVGTNGARGSQEQQGMVSAGEAAGTPVVVVAQGGPYDLEAFPEVAGYIALYSAVEVSRVAAAKAIAGEINPSGKLPVDIPGADVSSGTGLGY
- a CDS encoding PTS sugar transporter subunit IIA, which codes for MSDVNRALRVLSPVPGTAMSLETVPDPVFSQSMVGPGVAVHPEPGQEGGQESWHEAVAPIAGTLVKLHPHAYVVMAADNRRGVLVHLGIDTVQLAGEGFTLLAEEGSQVAEGTPVVRWSPGMVASLGKPSVVPVVALDAEPGALSELACGAVEPGEVLFVWE
- a CDS encoding glucose PTS transporter subunit EIIB, which codes for MADKAAAIVAGLGGAANIEDIEACITRLRTEVSDPALVREADLKAAGAHGVLVSGRVVQVVVGPEADSLTDDIRDLLE
- a CDS encoding PTS transporter subunit EIIC encodes the protein MSDSTPAEASSASSTEPARAAKRGSTALALLQRLGRSLMMPIAVLPAAAILLRLGQDDLLGADGLAGLDGMGWMQPVSGAVGTAGEAIFEALPLLFAIGVAIGFAKRADGSTALAAVVGYLVFDRVSTWTMVTFDGATGDIGSRLTSYPLATDPVTREPLTDPEAVNAVAPVINHAIKNPTDVLGGIAIGLIAAVLWQRYHRIKLPTWLGFFGGRRFVPIVTALAGLGMGVVLGLLWPIVGMWIQNLGEGIIGAGALGAGVYGVINRVLLPMGLHHVVNSFIWFVSGTHTADDGTVIHGEIPRYFAGDPTAGGMLSGFFPVLMFGLPGAALAIWLTASKARRAQVGSLMIPAALTAFVTGITEPVEFAFIFVAPVLFAVHIVLTGISMALMNALDVQLGFGFSAGLIDLLLNATKDNTQGLGILLLFGAFYFLVYFGVFYLLITKLDFPTPGRERDEEELATAAPHAAPATAGGTTEPGPDAPPGKDSGGKPDGDPGRTV